A stretch of Bradyrhizobium sp. CCBAU 53338 DNA encodes these proteins:
- a CDS encoding PAS domain-containing hybrid sensor histidine kinase/response regulator: MMHDWGVIAAAFGYIGFLFLVASHGDRRSPARHGRAAGLIYPLSLAIYCTSWTFFGSVGFATRTSTDFLAIYVGPILMIGLGAGVLRRVIQLAKAHNITSIADFIGARYGKSQAVAATVALIAIIGSVPYIALQLKAVASSLEVILSEDQAFSHIPILGDIALMVTLAMAAFAVLFGTRQTDATEHQHGLMLAVATESIIKLTAFLTVGIFVTFWMFSPHELIERAMKTPEAVRAIDYSPSIGNFLTMTLLSLCAIMLLPRQFHVSVVENSSDAEVSRARWMFPLYLVAINLFVIPISLAGLITFPFGAVDPDMYVLALPMEGGAGLLSVAVFVGGLSAATAMVIVECVALSIMVSNDLVVPLVLQRRPERRSGTTDFGDFLLRSRRLAIFAIMVMAYFYYRALGNTQLAAIGLLSFAAIAQLAPSFFGGLLWRRATARGAIGGMLVGFAVWLYTLFIPSFMDSSTAGILLLQHGPFGIEALRPQALFGADLPPLMHGVVWSLSLNVLTYVLLSLARQPSSIELVQADLFVPNTLAPIAPNFRRWRTTITVHDIQTTVAQYLGPDRARHSFEAFSARRNMRLESGAPADFELLQHAEHLIASSIGAASSRLVMSLLLRKRTVSAKAALKLLDDSHAALHFNREILQTALNHVRQGIAVFDADLQLICSNRQFGDLLNVPPHFIQFGTPLREILEFMGVSDPAGKSDREAMIEQRLVAYTTDSEPYLERLPERHMVIEVLTNRMPGGGFVITFTDVTPTFEAAEALERANATLEKRVRDRTEELTRLNSELALAKSSAEDASISKTRFLAAASHDILQPLNAARLYVTSLVERQHNGEETRLVENIDESLQAIEEILGALLDISRLDAGAMATSISSFKMADLMRSLEIEFAPIARAKGLDLTFVPCSLPVESDRLLLRRLLQNLISNAIKYTPRGRVLVGCRRHGAALGICVYDTGVGIPAVKRGEIFKEFHRLEQGARIARGLGLGLSIVERLARVLKHDIAIDANAGGGSLFSVTVPTAKAVTLTAAVTSATPLARTSITGALIVCIENDAAILDGMRTLLKAWDAEVIAVTDPEGAISAIEAAGRRVTGLLVDYHLDRGNGIAAIREIRRRFGDDIPAILITADRSPAVQTAARDEKIAVLNKPVKPASLRALLGQWRTQQMVAAE; the protein is encoded by the coding sequence ATGATGCACGATTGGGGCGTGATCGCCGCCGCCTTCGGCTATATCGGCTTTCTGTTCCTGGTGGCGAGCCATGGCGACCGCCGCTCGCCGGCCCGACACGGCCGCGCGGCCGGGCTGATCTATCCGCTGTCGCTGGCGATCTACTGCACGTCCTGGACCTTCTTCGGCTCGGTCGGCTTCGCCACCCGCACCTCGACCGACTTCCTCGCGATCTATGTCGGCCCGATCCTGATGATCGGGCTCGGCGCCGGCGTGCTCCGCCGCGTGATCCAGCTTGCCAAGGCGCACAACATCACCTCGATCGCCGATTTCATCGGCGCGCGCTACGGCAAGAGCCAGGCGGTGGCGGCAACGGTGGCGCTGATCGCGATCATCGGCTCGGTGCCCTACATCGCGCTCCAGCTCAAGGCCGTCGCCTCCTCGCTCGAGGTCATCCTGAGCGAGGACCAGGCGTTCTCCCACATCCCGATCCTCGGCGACATTGCGCTGATGGTGACGCTGGCGATGGCGGCCTTCGCGGTGCTGTTCGGCACGCGGCAGACCGATGCCACCGAGCACCAGCACGGCCTGATGCTCGCGGTCGCGACCGAGTCCATCATCAAGCTGACGGCCTTCCTCACCGTCGGCATCTTCGTCACCTTCTGGATGTTCTCGCCGCACGAATTGATCGAGCGCGCGATGAAGACGCCGGAAGCGGTGCGCGCCATCGACTATTCGCCGTCGATCGGCAACTTCCTGACCATGACGCTGCTGTCGCTGTGCGCGATCATGCTGTTGCCGCGGCAGTTTCACGTCAGCGTCGTGGAGAATTCCTCGGACGCCGAGGTCAGCCGGGCACGCTGGATGTTCCCGCTGTATCTCGTCGCCATCAATTTGTTCGTGATCCCGATCTCGCTCGCCGGCCTCATCACGTTCCCGTTCGGCGCGGTCGATCCCGACATGTACGTGCTGGCCCTGCCGATGGAGGGCGGTGCCGGACTTCTCAGCGTCGCCGTCTTCGTCGGCGGCCTGTCGGCGGCGACCGCGATGGTGATCGTCGAATGCGTCGCGCTCTCCATCATGGTCTCGAACGATCTCGTGGTGCCGCTGGTGCTGCAGCGACGGCCCGAGAGGCGCAGTGGAACCACCGACTTCGGCGACTTCCTGCTGCGCTCGCGGCGGCTTGCCATCTTCGCCATCATGGTGATGGCCTATTTCTACTATCGCGCGCTCGGCAACACCCAGCTCGCGGCGATCGGCCTGTTGTCCTTTGCCGCCATCGCCCAGCTCGCGCCGAGCTTCTTCGGCGGACTGCTGTGGCGGCGCGCAACCGCGCGCGGCGCCATCGGCGGCATGCTGGTCGGCTTCGCGGTGTGGCTCTACACGCTGTTCATACCGAGCTTCATGGATTCCTCGACGGCAGGGATCCTGCTGCTCCAGCATGGCCCGTTCGGGATCGAGGCGCTGCGGCCGCAGGCGCTGTTCGGCGCCGACCTGCCGCCGCTGATGCACGGCGTCGTCTGGTCGCTCTCGCTCAACGTCCTCACTTACGTGCTGCTGTCGCTGGCGCGGCAGCCCTCGTCCATCGAGCTGGTGCAGGCCGATCTGTTCGTGCCCAACACGCTCGCCCCGATCGCCCCGAACTTCCGCCGCTGGCGCACCACCATCACGGTGCACGACATCCAGACCACGGTCGCGCAATATCTCGGGCCCGATCGCGCCCGGCATTCGTTCGAGGCGTTCTCGGCCCGGCGCAACATGCGGCTGGAATCCGGAGCGCCGGCCGATTTCGAGCTGCTGCAGCACGCCGAGCACCTGATCGCCTCGTCGATCGGGGCGGCCTCCTCGCGCCTCGTGATGTCGCTGCTGCTGCGCAAGCGCACGGTCTCCGCGAAGGCCGCGCTGAAGCTGCTCGACGATTCCCATGCCGCGCTGCATTTCAACCGCGAGATTCTCCAGACCGCGCTCAACCATGTGCGCCAGGGCATCGCGGTATTCGACGCCGATCTGCAGCTGATCTGCTCCAACCGGCAGTTCGGCGACCTGCTCAACGTACCCCCGCATTTCATCCAGTTCGGCACGCCGCTGCGCGAGATCCTGGAATTCATGGGCGTGAGCGATCCCGCCGGAAAGAGTGACCGCGAGGCGATGATCGAGCAGCGGCTCGTGGCCTACACCACCGACAGCGAGCCCTATCTCGAACGCCTGCCGGAGCGGCACATGGTGATCGAGGTGCTCACCAACCGCATGCCCGGCGGCGGCTTCGTCATCACCTTCACCGACGTGACGCCGACCTTCGAGGCGGCGGAAGCGCTGGAGCGCGCCAACGCGACGCTGGAAAAGCGCGTGCGCGACCGCACCGAGGAACTGACCCGGCTGAACTCGGAGCTGGCGCTGGCCAAGAGCAGCGCGGAGGACGCCAGCATCTCCAAGACGCGCTTCCTTGCGGCCGCCAGCCACGACATTCTCCAGCCGCTCAACGCGGCGCGGCTCTACGTCACGAGTCTCGTCGAACGCCAGCACAATGGCGAGGAGACGCGGCTGGTCGAGAACATCGACGAATCGCTGCAGGCGATCGAGGAAATCCTCGGTGCGCTGCTCGACATCTCCCGGCTCGATGCCGGCGCGATGGCAACCTCGATCTCGAGCTTCAAGATGGCCGATCTGATGCGCTCGCTGGAGATCGAGTTCGCGCCGATCGCGCGCGCCAAGGGCCTCGATCTCACCTTCGTGCCCTGCTCGCTGCCGGTCGAGTCGGACCGGCTGCTGCTGCGACGGCTGCTGCAGAACCTGATCTCCAACGCGATCAAGTACACGCCGCGCGGGCGCGTGCTGGTCGGCTGCCGCCGGCACGGGGCGGCGCTCGGGATCTGCGTCTACGACACCGGCGTCGGCATCCCCGCGGTCAAGCGCGGCGAGATCTTCAAGGAATTCCACCGCCTCGAACAGGGCGCGCGGATCGCGCGCGGGCTGGGTCTGGGGCTCTCGATCGTCGAGCGGCTGGCGCGGGTGCTCAAACATGACATCGCCATCGACGCCAATGCCGGCGGCGGCTCGCTGTTCTCCGTGACGGTCCCGACCGCGAAGGCCGTGACGCTGACCGCGGCGGTGACCAGTGCAACGCCGCTGGCGCGCACCTCGATCACCGGCGCGCTGATCGTCTGCATCGAGAACGACGCCGCGATCCTCGACGGCATGCGGACGCTGCTCAAGGCCTGGGACGCCGAGGTGATCGCGGTCACCGACCCCGAAGGCGCGATATCGGCGATCGAAGCCGCCGGCCGTCGCGTGACCGGGCTGCTCGTCGACTATCACCTCGATCGCGGCAACGGTATCGCTGCCATCCGCGAGATTCGCCGCCGCTTCGGCGACGATATCCCCGCGATCCTGATTACCGCCGATCGCAGCCCCGCCGTGCAAACGGCTGCCCGCGACGAGAAGATCGCCGTGCTGAACAAGCCGGTGAAGCCGGCTTCGCTGCGCGCCCTGCTCGGACAATGGCGGACGCAGCAGATGGTGGCGGCGGAATAG
- a CDS encoding IS1182 family transposase: MANRTFKTGESREQPSLLPARIEDYVGPDNPVRAIDGFVCALDLAKLGFGHADRGAEEVGQPPYDPADLLKLYLYGYINQVRSSRRLEREAGRNLELIWLLKGLKPGYRTIANFRKENWKALKATNRSFVLLARELGLVGGTIVAIDGSLFQGDASKASIFTRRRLGEQIARLDQEIEAYRKSLEDNDATEAKKPGTDRAGGDGRGDGGDIGAKVAALMAKRSRAEADVARLEESGETQMSLTDPDARLLVKNGQGIAGYNVQTAVDDKHKLIVASEVVNDSSDVRQLSAMAKAAKEALGAETLQALADEGYYSSVELKACEDEGIIAYVPLPEANARLEKQGRFALKDFNYDGAIDAYRCPAGQLLHPFKSRQKNVSGRVEIRYAARGVTCRSCPLKVRCLSPTTTYRTIGRWEHEDVLERHRARMQGAGELMRRRSGIVEHPFGTLKCRAGYRHFLVRGFDKVRGEWSLMALCYNFTRALNILGFDGFLAALAKTLVICRGILAALLQHIQVTPEALWTNIRPPLPIGRFVPV, encoded by the coding sequence ATGGCGAATCGCACATTTAAGACCGGCGAGAGCCGGGAGCAACCCAGTCTTCTGCCAGCGCGGATTGAGGACTATGTCGGGCCGGACAATCCGGTGCGAGCGATCGATGGCTTCGTTTGCGCGCTCGATCTTGCAAAGCTTGGCTTCGGCCACGCGGATCGTGGCGCGGAAGAAGTCGGGCAGCCGCCGTACGATCCTGCCGATCTGCTGAAGCTCTATCTTTACGGCTACATCAACCAGGTCAGGTCGTCGCGCCGGCTAGAGCGGGAAGCTGGCCGCAATCTGGAGCTGATCTGGCTGCTGAAGGGACTGAAGCCGGGTTATCGGACGATTGCCAACTTCCGCAAGGAGAACTGGAAGGCGCTGAAGGCCACGAACCGGAGCTTCGTGCTGCTGGCTCGGGAGCTTGGGCTTGTCGGCGGCACGATCGTAGCGATTGATGGTTCCCTGTTCCAGGGCGACGCCAGCAAGGCTTCCATCTTCACGCGCAGGCGGCTTGGCGAGCAGATCGCAAGGCTGGACCAGGAGATCGAGGCTTACCGCAAGTCTCTTGAAGACAATGATGCAACAGAGGCCAAGAAGCCGGGGACGGATCGCGCGGGCGGTGATGGCCGAGGAGATGGCGGCGATATCGGTGCGAAGGTCGCGGCGTTGATGGCGAAGCGTTCGCGTGCCGAGGCCGATGTGGCTCGGCTGGAAGAGAGTGGCGAGACACAAATGTCGCTGACGGATCCGGATGCCCGGCTTCTGGTCAAGAACGGTCAGGGCATTGCAGGCTACAATGTGCAGACCGCGGTTGACGACAAGCACAAGCTCATTGTCGCGAGTGAGGTGGTCAACGACAGCAGTGATGTTCGACAGCTCTCTGCGATGGCCAAGGCGGCCAAAGAGGCCCTTGGAGCCGAGACACTGCAGGCGCTGGCCGATGAGGGCTATTACAGCAGTGTCGAACTGAAGGCCTGCGAGGACGAGGGCATCATCGCCTATGTGCCGCTGCCCGAAGCTAACGCGCGGCTCGAGAAGCAAGGCCGCTTCGCGCTCAAGGACTTCAACTATGACGGCGCAATCGACGCCTACCGCTGTCCCGCGGGCCAGCTGCTGCATCCGTTCAAGAGCAGGCAAAAGAACGTCAGTGGCCGCGTCGAGATCCGCTACGCGGCCCGCGGAGTGACCTGCAGGAGCTGCCCGCTCAAGGTCCGCTGTCTCTCACCAACCACCACCTACCGCACCATTGGTCGCTGGGAGCATGAAGATGTTCTCGAACGCCACCGCGCACGGATGCAGGGCGCGGGCGAGCTGATGCGCCGTCGTTCGGGGATTGTCGAGCATCCGTTTGGCACGCTCAAATGCCGTGCCGGCTATCGTCATTTTCTGGTCCGCGGCTTCGACAAGGTCCGCGGCGAATGGAGCCTGATGGCGCTCTGCTACAATTTCACCCGTGCGCTCAACATCCTTGGATTTGACGGGTTCCTGGCTGCGCTCGCAAAGACGCTTGTCATTTGCCGAGGTATCCTCGCAGCCCTCCTGCAGCACATCCAGGTCACTCCAGAGGCACTTTGGACCAATATCCGGCCGCCGCTCCCAATTGGCCGCTTCGTTCCAGTCTGA
- a CDS encoding response regulator transcription factor: MNAPSTHLVIADDHPLFRDALRQAVAGVLSTAKIDEAGSFEDLTRLLEQTSDVDLVLLDLSMPGISGFSGLIYLRAQYPAIPVVIVSASDDSATIRRSLDFGASGFIPKRFGVETLRDAILKVMEGDVWVPADTDLTAASDPDMTKLRDRLVTLTPQQVRVLMMLSEGLLNKQIAYELGVSEATIKAHVSAILQKLGVESRTQAVIAAAKIAGSQWKQGTPAG; encoded by the coding sequence ATGAACGCTCCTTCCACCCATCTCGTCATTGCCGATGACCACCCGTTGTTCCGCGATGCACTGCGGCAAGCGGTGGCGGGCGTCCTCAGCACGGCGAAGATCGACGAGGCCGGATCGTTCGAGGACCTGACAAGGCTCCTGGAACAAACCTCCGACGTCGATCTGGTCCTGCTCGACCTCTCGATGCCCGGCATCTCCGGCTTCTCCGGCCTGATCTATCTGCGCGCGCAATATCCCGCGATCCCGGTCGTGATCGTCTCGGCCTCCGACGACAGCGCCACGATCCGCCGCTCGCTCGATTTCGGCGCCTCCGGCTTCATCCCGAAGCGGTTCGGGGTCGAGACGCTGCGCGACGCCATCCTCAAGGTGATGGAGGGGGATGTCTGGGTTCCTGCCGACACCGACCTGACGGCCGCTTCCGACCCCGACATGACCAAGCTGCGCGACCGCCTGGTCACGCTGACGCCGCAGCAGGTGCGGGTGCTGATGATGCTGTCGGAGGGACTGCTCAACAAGCAGATCGCCTACGAGCTCGGCGTCTCCGAGGCGACCATCAAGGCGCATGTCTCGGCGATCCTGCAAAAGCTCGGCGTCGAGAGCCGCACCCAGGCCGTGATCGCCGCCGCGAAGATCGCCGGCAGCCAGTGGAAGCAGGGCACCCCGGCCGGGTAA
- a CDS encoding secondary thiamine-phosphate synthase enzyme YjbQ, with protein MTSTKSVTRSAPSSVQATKIVSSLLTVQTPGCGFTDLTGDVAKFINEARAGEGALTLFIRHTSASLTIQENADPSVLVDLATALSRLAPENVPWTHDTEGPDDMPAHIKTMLTQTSLHVPVLGGRLALGTWQAVYLVEHRARPHRREVVLQFIGSNQ; from the coding sequence ATGACGTCGACCAAGTCCGTCACTCGCTCCGCGCCATCGTCGGTGCAAGCCACCAAGATCGTCTCGTCGCTCTTGACGGTGCAGACGCCCGGTTGCGGATTCACCGATCTCACCGGCGACGTCGCGAAGTTCATCAATGAGGCGCGCGCCGGCGAAGGCGCATTGACGCTGTTCATTCGCCACACCTCGGCGTCGCTGACCATCCAGGAAAACGCCGACCCTTCCGTGCTGGTCGATCTCGCCACCGCGCTGTCGCGGCTGGCGCCGGAGAATGTGCCGTGGACGCACGACACCGAAGGGCCCGACGACATGCCCGCGCACATCAAGACGATGCTGACGCAGACCTCGCTGCACGTGCCGGTGCTGGGCGGCAGGCTCGCGCTCGGCACCTGGCAGGCGGTCTACCTGGTCGAGCACCGCGCGCGTCCGCACCGGCGCGAGGTCGTGCTGCAATTCATCGGCAGCAATCAGTAG
- a CDS encoding MFS transporter: MTKDERFVILASSLGTVFEWYDFYLYGSLAPIIGAQFFSAYPPATRDIFALLAFAAGFLVRPFGAIVFGRIGDIVGRKYTFLVTILIMGLSTFIVGLLPSAATIGFAAPVILIALRLLQGLALGGEYGGAATYVAEHAPHGKRGYYTSFIQTTATMGLFLSLLVILFTRTATGEPDFAAWGWRIPFLVSVLLLGVSVWIRLRLNESPIFQKMKEEGKSSKAPLTEAFANWQNGKLVLLALLGGTMGQGVVWYTGQFYALFFLQSILKVDGYTANLLIAWSLLFGTGFFVVFGVLSDRIGRKPIILGGCLIAALTFFPIFKMISSNANPALEKAIEATKVEVVADPAGCGDLFNPVGTRVFTAPCDTARAFLAASSVKYSTSAGAAGSGVKVMINGKDIAYPDAKAGNPAITAAIAAAGYPKAGDPGIVKMSNPFDIFRPQVAAIIGLLFVLVIFVTMVYGPIAAMLVELFPTRIRYTSMSLPYHIGNGWFGGLLPATAFAIVASTGDIYAGLWYPVVFAVITAVVGFLFLPETKDVDIQST, encoded by the coding sequence ATGACGAAGGATGAGCGGTTCGTCATCCTCGCATCGTCACTCGGCACTGTCTTCGAATGGTACGACTTCTATCTCTACGGATCGCTGGCCCCGATTATCGGCGCGCAGTTCTTCTCGGCCTATCCGCCGGCGACCCGCGACATCTTCGCATTGCTGGCCTTTGCCGCAGGCTTCCTGGTTCGCCCCTTCGGCGCAATCGTCTTCGGCCGCATCGGCGACATCGTCGGCCGCAAATATACCTTCCTCGTGACCATCCTGATCATGGGTCTGTCGACCTTCATCGTCGGCCTGCTGCCCAGTGCGGCAACCATCGGCTTTGCCGCTCCGGTGATCCTGATCGCGTTGCGCCTGTTGCAGGGCCTGGCCCTCGGTGGGGAGTATGGCGGTGCTGCGACCTACGTCGCCGAGCATGCCCCGCACGGCAAGCGCGGCTACTACACCTCCTTCATCCAGACCACGGCGACCATGGGCCTGTTCCTGTCGCTGCTGGTGATCCTGTTCACCCGCACCGCGACCGGCGAGCCGGACTTCGCGGCCTGGGGCTGGCGCATCCCGTTCCTGGTTTCGGTGCTGCTGCTCGGCGTGTCGGTGTGGATCCGGTTGCGCCTCAATGAATCGCCGATCTTCCAGAAGATGAAGGAAGAGGGCAAGAGCTCGAAGGCGCCGCTGACGGAAGCTTTCGCCAACTGGCAGAACGGCAAGCTCGTGCTGCTGGCGCTGCTCGGCGGCACCATGGGCCAGGGCGTGGTCTGGTACACCGGCCAGTTCTATGCACTGTTCTTCCTGCAATCGATCCTCAAGGTCGACGGCTATACCGCCAACCTGCTGATCGCGTGGTCACTGCTGTTCGGCACCGGCTTCTTCGTCGTGTTCGGCGTGCTGTCCGACAGGATAGGCCGCAAGCCGATCATCCTCGGCGGCTGCTTGATCGCGGCGCTGACCTTCTTCCCGATCTTCAAGATGATCTCCAGCAACGCCAACCCCGCGCTGGAAAAGGCGATCGAGGCCACGAAGGTCGAGGTGGTGGCCGATCCCGCGGGCTGCGGCGACCTGTTCAATCCGGTCGGCACCCGTGTCTTCACCGCGCCTTGCGACACTGCCCGCGCCTTCCTCGCCGCCTCGTCGGTCAAGTACTCGACGAGCGCCGGCGCGGCCGGCTCGGGCGTAAAGGTCATGATCAACGGCAAGGACATCGCCTATCCCGACGCGAAGGCGGGCAACCCGGCGATCACGGCTGCGATCGCGGCGGCGGGCTATCCCAAGGCGGGCGACCCCGGCATCGTGAAGATGTCCAACCCGTTCGACATCTTCCGTCCGCAGGTTGCCGCAATCATCGGCCTGCTCTTCGTCCTGGTGATCTTCGTCACCATGGTGTACGGCCCGATCGCGGCGATGCTGGTCGAACTGTTCCCGACCCGCATCCGCTACACCTCGATGTCGCTGCCCTACCACATCGGCAACGGCTGGTTCGGCGGCCTGCTGCCGGCGACCGCGTTCGCGATCGTGGCCTCGACCGGCGATATCTACGCCGGCCTTTGGTACCCGGTCGTGTTCGCCGTCATCACGGCGGTGGTCGGCTTCCTGTTCCTGCCGGAAACCAAGGACGTCGATATCCAGTCGACCTGA
- a CDS encoding alpha/beta fold hydrolase, whose product MKQIIDQHRRRFLGIAAGVATVGLGSIDLAHAEAAASASPATKASFGTIKQIKAGVLDVGYAEAGPATGPVAILLHGWPYDIHSFVDVAPILAQSGYRVIIPYLRGYGSTNFLSGETLRNGEPAALAVDIVALMDALEIKKAVVAGFDWGARTADIIAALWPERCRALVSVSGYLISSQAAGSAPLPPAAELQWWYQFYFATERGRAGYEKYTHDFAKLIWKLASPQWKFDDATFDRSAKAFENKDHVAISIHNYRWRLGLAKGEAKYEDIENKLAAAPIISVPAITMEGDANGAPHPDPGAYAKKFSGRYDHRLVTGGIGHNLPQEAPQAFAKAVIDADGGA is encoded by the coding sequence ATGAAACAGATTATCGACCAGCATCGCCGCCGCTTCCTCGGCATCGCCGCCGGGGTCGCCACCGTCGGCCTTGGTTCGATCGACCTCGCGCACGCCGAAGCCGCAGCCTCGGCATCCCCGGCGACGAAGGCCTCCTTCGGCACGATCAAGCAGATCAAGGCCGGCGTGCTCGATGTCGGTTACGCCGAAGCCGGCCCCGCGACCGGCCCGGTCGCGATCCTGCTCCACGGCTGGCCCTACGACATTCACAGCTTCGTCGACGTCGCGCCGATCCTGGCGCAGTCCGGCTATCGCGTCATCATCCCCTATTTGCGCGGTTACGGCTCGACGAACTTCCTCTCCGGCGAGACGCTGCGCAACGGGGAGCCGGCGGCGCTGGCCGTCGACATCGTCGCGCTGATGGATGCGCTCGAGATCAAGAAGGCCGTTGTTGCCGGTTTCGACTGGGGCGCGCGCACCGCCGATATCATCGCGGCGCTGTGGCCGGAGCGCTGCCGCGCGCTGGTGTCGGTCAGCGGCTATCTGATCTCCAGCCAGGCTGCGGGAAGTGCGCCGCTGCCGCCGGCGGCCGAACTGCAATGGTGGTATCAGTTCTACTTCGCGACCGAGCGCGGCCGCGCCGGCTACGAGAAGTACACGCATGATTTCGCCAAGCTGATCTGGAAGCTGGCTTCGCCGCAGTGGAAGTTCGACGACGCCACCTTCGATCGCAGTGCGAAGGCCTTCGAGAACAAGGATCACGTCGCGATCTCGATCCACAATTACCGCTGGCGGCTCGGGCTCGCCAAGGGCGAGGCGAAGTACGAGGACATCGAAAACAAGCTCGCGGCTGCTCCGATCATCAGCGTGCCAGCGATCACGATGGAAGGCGATGCCAACGGCGCGCCGCACCCCGATCCCGGCGCCTACGCCAAGAAGTTCTCCGGCCGCTACGACCATCGCCTGGTCACGGGCGGCATCGGTCACAACCTGCCGCAGGAGGCGCCGCAGGCCTTTGCCAAGGCCGTCATCGATGCCGACGGGGGCGCCTGA